One Coffea arabica cultivar ET-39 chromosome 5e, Coffea Arabica ET-39 HiFi, whole genome shotgun sequence DNA segment encodes these proteins:
- the LOC140006431 gene encoding cyclin-T1-5-like isoform X2 has translation MFLAGKVEETPRPLKDVILVSYEIIHKKDPAAVQKIKQKEVYEQQKELILLGERVVLATLGFDLNVLHPYKPLVEAIKKFKVAQNALAQVAWNFVNDGLRTSLCLQFKPHHIAAGAIFLAAKFLKVKLPSDGEKVWWQEFDVTPRQLEEVSNQMLELYEQNRVPPSQASEAEGSAGGTQRPPAKAPGASEETVVNNSHSQGGGATSKAGSSKSASSRLIADQLHSDNHVGPTRAAQNRNNANSEANYPSERKGDGEIIDNQHHDRESFPYPGNAGESHNTMRFGSEGHSDEDQDRSEGRTETRDEGDLKDKYHGRISDYKDGAVGQSPQQGIKLDKNKLKAALEKRRKSRPEVSRKTDVMDDDDLIERELEDGIELAAENEKSKQSWSKSSSRLDHDSSHQFKHHDDAGDGHYPVMKGHGDDFDNVEEGELEPFDNADRGYQSPKASNRKRKVGSPADKPTEGKQRHDYMGTHNHSHHDFPEDRSRLGRLGYSERDHKRHVQENHV, from the exons ATGTTTCTAGCGGGCAAGGTTGAGGAAACTCCACGGCCTTTGAAGGATGTTATACTTGTTTCTTATGAAATAATTCATAAAAAGGATCCTGCAGCCgtacaaaagataaaacaaaaG GAGGTGTATGAACAACAGAAAGAACTAATTTTGCTGGGGGAAAGGGTGGTTCTTGCAACTCTTGGTTTTGATCTTAATGTGCTCCACCCTTATAAACCCCTTGTTGAGGCAATAAAGAAGTTCAAGGTTGCTCAAAATGCCCTAGCTCAAGTTgcatggaattttgtgaatgATGG GCTTCGGACGTCTTTATGCTTGCAATTTAAGCCCCATCACATTGCAGCAGGTGCCATTTTCCTTGCTGCCAAGTTCCTAAAAGTAAAGCTCCCATCTGATGGTGAGAAGGTTTGGTGGCAGGAGTTTGATGTCACCCCACGCCAATTGGAGG AGGTTAGTAATCAAATGCTGGAACTCTATGAGCAAAATAGAGTGCCACCTTCTCAAGCTAGTGAAGCAGAAGGTAGTGCCGGAGGTACTCAAAGGCCTCCGGCAAAAGCTCCTGGTGCCAGTGAAGAGACTGTTGTGAACAACAGTCATTCTCAGGGTGGTGGTGCTACTTCAAAAGCAGGATCCTCAAAGTCAGCATCATCCAGGCTCATTGCTGATCAGTTGCATTCTGATAATCATGTTGGGCCTACAAGGGCTGCTCAGAATCGTAACAATGCTAATTCTGAAGCAAATTACCCTTCAGAACGAAAAGGAGATGGTGAGATCATTGATAATCAGCATCATGACAGAGAGTCATTCCCTTACCCTGGGAATGCAGGAGAGTCGCACAATACAATGAGGTTTGGTTCTGAGGGACACAGTGACGAAGATCAAGATAGGAGCGAAGGAAGAACTGAAACTAGAGATGAAGGTGATTTGAAAGACAAATATCATGGTCGAATATCAGACTACAAAGATGGTGCAGTAGGCCAGTCACCTCAACAAGGCATAAAGTTAGACAAGAACAAGCTGAAAGCTGCACTGGAGAAACGGAGGAAGTCACGGCCAGAAGTATCTCGGAAAACAGATGTTATGGATGACGATGACCTGATAGAAAGAGAACTGGAAGATGGTATTGAATTAGCTGCTGAAAATGAGAAGAGCAAACAAAGTTGGTCCAAATCTTCGAGCAGGCTGGACCATGACAGCTCACATCAGTTTAAGCATCATGATGATGCTGGAGATGGACATTACCCAGTAATGAAAGGTCATGGAGATGATTTTGACAATGTGGAGGAAGGTGAGCTCGAACCATTTGATAATGCTGACCGTGGGTATCAGTCTCCAAAGGCAAGCAATCGGAAGAGGAAGGTTGGTAGTCCTGCTGACAAGCCAACAGAGGGTAAACAGCGGCATGATTACATGGGAACCCATAACCATAGTCACCATGACTTTCCAGAAGATAGAAGCAGGTTGGGGAGGCTCGGTTATTCGGAAAGGGACCACAAAAGGCATGTCCAAGAAAATCACGTCTAA